A genomic stretch from Phoenix dactylifera cultivar Barhee BC4 unplaced genomic scaffold, palm_55x_up_171113_PBpolish2nd_filt_p 000237F, whole genome shotgun sequence includes:
- the LOC103696379 gene encoding uncharacterized protein LOC103696379 gives MKASGVLFLMVPLLVVFSVHRFSDAADAAEVQDHLKGFSDKNSPVLDSNGTQIAPPVNVNDKEKKDGDQDKGLQEETKKVPEKDDSKKSSDEKKDKQLQQPKAQDNNGKQSSDKDSDSKTLAVDSHVEECDPSNRCIAEESKFIACLRVPGKDSLALSLLIQNKGTGSLDVNIVAPSFVNLEQAKVQLQAKENKEVKVSVDSTNDTTIILEAGKGHCSLNLRNTISDSVRRSETSKLSGFVNLALRASILHVLLAAVVLIGAAWLCIRYRQMYHQEDGPKYQKVEVGLPVSTGGKKETEEADGWNNNWGDGWDDEEAPKTPSSILSNPSSKGLASRRLNKDIWKD, from the exons ATGAAGGCGAGTGGTGTTCTTTTCTTGATGGTTCCTTTGCTGGTCGTCTTTTCTGTACATCGTTTCTCCGATGCAGCAGATGCAGCGGAG GTTCAGGACCATCTGAAGGGTTTCTCAGACAAGAATAGCCCTGTTCTGGATTCGAATGGTACTCAAATTGCTCCACCGGTTAACGTgaatgataaagaaaagaaagatggagATCAGGACAAAGGATTGCAAGAGGAAACCAAGAAAGTTCCTGAGAAGGATGATTCCAAGAAAAGTTCAGATGAGAAGAAAGATAAGCAATTGCAGCAGCCAAAGGCACAGGACAACAATGGGAAACAAAGTTCAGATAAGGATTCAGATTCCAAAACACTGGCGGTGGATTCCCATGTGGAAGAGTGCGATCCATCTAACAGATGCATTGCCGAGGAGAGCAAGTTCATTGCTTGCCTTAGAGTTCCTGGGAAAG ATTCGCTAGCTCTCTCACTTCTGATTCAGAATAAAGGTACAGGATCCCTTGATGTTAACATTGTCGCTCCCAGTTTTGTCAATCTGGAGCAAGCAAAAGTTCAACTTCAGGCAAAGGAAAACAAGGAG GTGAAGGTTTCCGTCGATAGCACGAATGACACCACGATTATTTTGGAAGCAGGAAAGGGACATTGCAGCCTCAATTTGCGGAATACGATCTCCGATTCGGTCAGAAGGAGTGAAACATCTAAGTTATCTGGATTTGTCAATCTAGCTCTACGAGCCTCAATTTTACATGTGCTCCTGGCCGCAGTCGTGCTCATAGGAGCAGCTTGGTTATGCATCAGATACCGGCAGATGTATCACCAAGAAGATGGCCCTAAATACCAGAAGGTTGAGGTAGGCTTACCTGTTTCAACAGGAGGGAAGAAGGAAACAGAGGAGGCCGATGGTTGGAATAACAACTGGGGAGATGGTTGGGATGATGAGGAGGCGCCCAAAACACCATCTAGTATTTTATCAAATCCATCATCTAAAGGTCTTGCATCACGGAGATTGAACAAAGATATCTGGAAGGATTAA